From a region of the Phycisphaerales bacterium AB-hyl4 genome:
- a CDS encoding DASS family sodium-coupled anion symporter, with protein sequence MHTLAPDRIEWKRPAIIVGTIVLATIVYLLMPADMNELAKRAVAIFIIAAVFWATEVIPLYATSLCLVGLQVLLLAHHGGLAPADVGPDGGNLQFTVFFTPFASPVIILFLGGFLLSSAVTKHALDRAIAAKVLDPFTRNPLLLIYGVMLITAFFSMWMSNTATTAMMLAIVAPLLKNLSDDGKFHLAVILAVPMGANIGGIGTPIGTPPNAVALAALRQGGFDVGFLDWMLVFVPLAVLLMAVAGVLLYFMLPPGKALSIPRLKHTEPISTRGKITLAILVLTICLWLTGSWHGIDDAVIALIAAALLTGLQMLDRRDVDTIDWNILILMWGGLALGNAMSQTGLVAYLMDLPIAQTTGFLLALTVVLLAYGLSTFMSNTAAANLIIPMALAFPAPENVQLIILTALACSFAMALPISTPPNAMAFATGRLPAATLLRVGGLISAIAIGVLLMGYQVMLPLILNL encoded by the coding sequence ATGCACACCCTCGCCCCCGACCGCATCGAATGGAAACGACCGGCCATCATCGTTGGCACGATTGTGCTCGCGACGATTGTCTACCTGCTCATGCCGGCGGATATGAACGAGCTGGCAAAGCGTGCGGTGGCGATCTTCATCATCGCCGCGGTGTTCTGGGCGACCGAGGTCATCCCGCTTTACGCGACCTCGCTTTGCCTGGTCGGGTTGCAGGTGCTCCTGCTCGCGCACCATGGCGGCCTCGCGCCCGCGGACGTCGGGCCCGATGGCGGCAACCTTCAATTCACCGTTTTCTTCACGCCGTTCGCTTCACCGGTGATCATCCTCTTCCTCGGCGGGTTTCTGCTTTCCTCGGCCGTGACCAAGCACGCGCTCGACCGAGCGATCGCCGCGAAAGTGCTCGACCCGTTCACACGCAACCCGCTGCTGCTGATCTACGGCGTCATGCTCATCACCGCCTTCTTCTCCATGTGGATGAGCAACACCGCCACTACCGCGATGATGCTCGCCATCGTCGCGCCGCTGCTGAAAAACCTCAGCGACGATGGCAAGTTCCATCTCGCGGTCATTCTCGCCGTGCCCATGGGCGCAAACATCGGCGGCATCGGCACGCCCATCGGCACGCCGCCGAACGCGGTTGCCCTCGCGGCCCTGCGGCAGGGCGGCTTCGACGTCGGCTTTCTCGACTGGATGCTCGTGTTCGTGCCGCTGGCGGTGCTGCTGATGGCCGTCGCCGGCGTGCTGCTGTACTTCATGCTCCCGCCGGGCAAGGCGCTGTCGATCCCCCGCCTCAAGCACACCGAACCGATCTCCACGCGAGGCAAGATCACGCTCGCCATCCTCGTCCTCACCATCTGCCTCTGGCTCACCGGCTCGTGGCATGGCATTGACGACGCGGTCATCGCCCTCATCGCCGCTGCCCTGCTCACCGGCTTGCAGATGCTCGACCGTCGCGACGTCGACACGATCGACTGGAACATCCTCATCCTCATGTGGGGCGGCCTCGCGCTGGGCAACGCGATGAGCCAGACCGGACTGGTCGCCTACCTCATGGATCTGCCCATCGCCCAGACGACGGGCTTCCTGCTTGCCCTTACCGTCGTGCTGCTGGCGTACGGCCTGTCAACATTCATGTCCAACACCGCCGCGGCAAACCTCATCATCCCCATGGCGCTCGCGTTCCCCGCGCCGGAAAACGTGCAATTGATCATCCTCACCGCGCTGGCGTGCTCGTTTGCGATGGCGCTGCCGATCTCCACGCCGCCGAACGCGATGGCCTTCGCCACCGGCAGGCTGCCCGCCGCCACATTGCTGCGCGTGGGCGGGCTGATCTCCGCGATCGCCATCGGCGTCCTGCTGATGGGCTACCAAGTCATGCTGCCGCTGATCCTGAATCTGTGA
- a CDS encoding cation-transporting P-type ATPase, translated as MDEPTQHPPAPAPATTTPWHTREPDEVFNKLDTRPEGLTAEEASRRLEKHGPNRLKPPHQRTALQRFLTQFHNVLIYVLIVAGVVTTILALFGDRGHFVDAGVIFAVVIINAIIGFVQEGKAERALDAIRHMLSPEATVLRDGERHTIPAEQIVPGDIVALSSGDKVPADLRLFRTRDLRIDEAVLTGESVPVDKTTDTAEPEAAVGDRPGMAFSSALVTSGQGLGIVVGTSEDTEIGRISELLSEVQTLTTPLLEQIRTFGHVLTGIILALAAFTFAFGAFYWNEPWSDMFLAAVGLAVAAIPEGLPAILTITLAIGVQRMARRNAIIRHLPAVDTLGSITVICSDKTGTLTRNEMTVQTIAAADQRYRVTGVGYAPDGGFQLEASDDNNTLDNLDDNHHHLTQLLRAGLLCNDARLLHEDSQWHMQGDPTEGALLTAAAKAQLDRDALRKQLPRTDAIPFESEHKFMATLHHDHEGHGLIYLKGAPEVVLQRCSHLAPQSSPSSDALPTTDDLQPLDREAWHETVKGIAGKGQRLLALAYKPTTTDHHQLKFNDVESDMILLGVVGIIDPPRDEAIAAIHDCKQAGIRVKMITGDHALTAKVIGKALGIGDGERALTGAELDRMSEDELKQAANDVDVFARVSPEHKLRLVEAVQSHRQIVAMTGDGVNDAPALKRADVGVAMGIKGTEVSKEASDMVLADDNFASIASAVEEGRTVYDNIRKAILFLLPTNGGQSLVIIAAVMLGFALPITPVQILWVNMVVAVTLGLALAFEPSEANVMRRPPRKPREALLSLYFLWRIAIVSLLLWGVTFGLFMVMREVFNAELPLARTVAVNALVVSSVFYLFNARYITAPSFNREGIFGSRWVWLAVVLVLTLQMLYTYLPIAERLFDTVPLNVWHWLMILPAGVAIFAIVELEKKVARNWHS; from the coding sequence ATGGATGAGCCGACCCAACACCCTCCCGCCCCGGCTCCCGCGACCACAACGCCCTGGCATACGCGCGAACCCGACGAAGTCTTCAACAAACTCGACACGCGACCGGAAGGCCTCACCGCCGAAGAAGCCAGTCGCCGCCTCGAAAAGCATGGCCCCAACCGCCTCAAACCGCCACACCAACGCACCGCGCTCCAACGCTTTCTCACACAGTTTCACAACGTGCTGATTTACGTCCTGATCGTTGCGGGCGTGGTGACGACCATCCTCGCGCTGTTCGGCGATCGCGGCCACTTCGTCGACGCGGGTGTGATCTTCGCCGTCGTCATCATCAACGCCATCATCGGTTTCGTCCAGGAAGGCAAGGCCGAGCGCGCCCTCGACGCCATCCGCCACATGCTCAGCCCCGAGGCCACCGTCCTCCGCGACGGCGAACGCCACACCATCCCCGCCGAGCAGATCGTGCCCGGCGATATCGTTGCGCTGTCCAGCGGCGACAAAGTGCCCGCCGACCTTCGCCTGTTCCGCACACGCGATCTGCGCATTGATGAAGCGGTGCTCACCGGCGAATCCGTGCCGGTCGATAAAACCACCGACACCGCCGAGCCCGAGGCAGCGGTGGGCGATCGGCCGGGCATGGCCTTCTCCAGTGCACTGGTCACCTCTGGGCAGGGGCTCGGCATTGTCGTCGGCACGAGCGAAGACACGGAGATCGGCCGCATCAGCGAACTGCTCAGCGAAGTGCAGACGCTTACCACCCCGCTGCTGGAACAGATCCGAACGTTCGGCCACGTGCTCACCGGCATCATCCTCGCGCTCGCCGCGTTCACCTTCGCCTTCGGTGCGTTCTACTGGAACGAGCCGTGGTCGGACATGTTCCTCGCCGCCGTCGGCCTCGCCGTCGCCGCGATTCCCGAAGGCCTGCCCGCCATCCTCACCATCACGCTCGCAATCGGCGTGCAGCGCATGGCCAGACGCAACGCCATCATCCGCCACCTGCCCGCCGTCGATACGCTTGGCTCGATCACCGTCATCTGTTCCGACAAGACGGGCACGCTCACCCGCAATGAAATGACCGTGCAGACCATCGCCGCCGCCGACCAACGCTACCGCGTCACCGGCGTCGGCTACGCGCCCGACGGCGGCTTCCAACTCGAAGCCAGCGACGACAACAACACGCTCGATAACCTCGACGACAACCACCACCACCTCACCCAGCTGCTCCGCGCAGGCCTGCTGTGCAACGACGCTCGACTGCTCCACGAAGACAGTCAGTGGCATATGCAAGGCGACCCCACCGAAGGCGCGCTGCTCACCGCCGCCGCCAAAGCCCAACTCGACCGCGATGCCCTGCGCAAGCAACTGCCGCGCACCGACGCCATCCCCTTCGAGTCAGAACACAAGTTCATGGCTACCCTTCACCACGACCACGAAGGCCACGGCCTCATCTACCTCAAAGGCGCCCCCGAAGTCGTCCTCCAACGATGCTCACACCTCGCCCCCCAAAGCAGCCCATCTTCAGATGCACTACCTACTACCGACGACCTTCAACCGCTCGATCGCGAGGCCTGGCATGAAACCGTGAAGGGGATCGCGGGTAAGGGGCAGCGATTGCTCGCACTCGCCTACAAGCCCACCACGACAGACCATCATCAACTTAAGTTCAATGATGTTGAAAGCGACATGATCCTGCTCGGCGTGGTCGGCATCATCGACCCGCCGCGCGACGAAGCCATCGCCGCGATTCACGACTGCAAGCAGGCCGGCATTCGCGTAAAGATGATCACCGGCGACCACGCGCTCACCGCCAAAGTCATCGGCAAAGCATTGGGCATCGGCGACGGCGAACGCGCCCTGACCGGCGCCGAACTCGACCGCATGTCCGAAGATGAACTCAAGCAGGCCGCGAACGATGTCGACGTGTTCGCCCGCGTCAGCCCCGAGCATAAACTCCGCCTCGTCGAAGCGGTGCAAAGCCATCGGCAGATAGTCGCCATGACCGGCGATGGGGTGAACGACGCGCCCGCGCTCAAGCGCGCCGACGTCGGCGTCGCCATGGGCATCAAAGGCACGGAAGTCTCTAAAGAAGCGAGCGACATGGTGCTCGCCGACGACAACTTTGCTTCCATCGCCAGCGCGGTTGAAGAGGGACGCACGGTCTATGACAACATCCGCAAGGCGATCCTCTTCCTCCTGCCGACCAACGGCGGACAGTCGCTGGTGATCATCGCGGCGGTGATGCTCGGCTTTGCGCTGCCCATCACGCCGGTGCAGATTCTGTGGGTCAACATGGTCGTCGCCGTCACGTTGGGCCTGGCGTTGGCGTTCGAACCCAGCGAAGCGAACGTGATGCGCCGCCCGCCGCGCAAGCCCCGCGAAGCGCTGTTGTCACTGTATTTTCTCTGGCGAATCGCGATTGTTTCGCTGCTGCTCTGGGGGGTGACGTTCGGCCTGTTCATGGTCATGCGTGAGGTCTTCAACGCCGAGCTTCCGCTGGCCCGTACGGTCGCGGTCAATGCGCTGGTGGTCAGCTCGGTGTTCTACCTGTTCAACGCTCGTTACATCACCGCGCCGTCGTTCAACCGCGAGGGCATCTTCGGCAGCAGATGGGTCTGGCTCGCGGTCGTGCTCGTGCTGACGCTTCAGATGCTTTACACCTACCTGCCGATCGCTGAGCGGTTGTTTGACACCGTTCCGTTGAACGTGTGGCATTGGCTGATGATTCTGCCCGCCGGCGTGGCGATTTTTGCCATCGTGGAACTGGAAAAGAAAGTCGCACGAAATTGGCACAGTTAA
- a CDS encoding type II secretion system protein: MRTNKGFTLIELLVVISIIALLIGILLPALGAARATARRMQSNTQIRGIHQAMVMFAQSNRSNFPGLSGQTGILDTGNGVTTGDFRANEDGDHPATRFAILLNGNFFTPEYIISPSDTGKDEADGDDTDNNVGIDNYSYAMLDIRDGESPQRSREWSETLNTEAVAVSDRAKGGPGNDIYSVHTRDGSGDWRGGVARNDNSVSFETTHVLRTRFGSGPLNADNDGGTDNIFEEDDDVDGGTAVAHMVYIDEETAYDPDN, encoded by the coding sequence ATGCGTACGAACAAAGGTTTCACTCTAATTGAGCTTCTCGTGGTGATTTCGATCATCGCGCTGCTCATCGGTATTCTGCTGCCCGCCCTCGGCGCTGCCCGAGCCACGGCCCGCCGAATGCAGAGCAACACGCAGATCCGCGGCATCCACCAGGCCATGGTGATGTTCGCCCAGAGCAACCGCAGCAACTTCCCGGGCCTCAGCGGCCAGACCGGTATCCTTGACACAGGCAACGGCGTCACCACTGGTGACTTCCGGGCTAACGAGGATGGCGATCACCCCGCCACCCGGTTTGCCATCCTGCTCAACGGCAACTTCTTCACGCCGGAATACATCATCAGCCCTTCCGACACCGGCAAGGACGAAGCGGATGGCGATGACACCGACAACAACGTCGGAATCGACAACTACTCCTACGCGATGCTCGACATCCGTGATGGTGAGTCGCCTCAGCGCTCGCGTGAATGGTCGGAAACGCTGAACACCGAAGCCGTCGCCGTGAGCGATCGTGCCAAGGGTGGTCCCGGCAACGACATCTACAGTGTGCACACTCGTGACGGCAGTGGCGACTGGCGCGGCGGCGTGGCCCGCAACGACAACAGCGTCAGCTTTGAAACCACTCACGTGCTTCGCACTCGCTTCGGCTCGGGCCCGTTGAATGCTGACAACGATGGCGGTACGGACAACATCTTTGAAGAAGATGATGATGTTGACGGCGGTACGGCTGTCGCCCACATGGTCTACATCGACGAGGAAACCGCTTACGATCCCGACAACTAA